In Capricornis sumatraensis isolate serow.1 chromosome 2, serow.2, whole genome shotgun sequence, the DNA window CTTCTTCTCGGTGGGCCGGGAGATGTAGCAGTCCACGGTGTTGGGGCAGGGCGACTCGGAGCAGGCCACCACCCGGGGCATGTCGTAGTCCTTGTAGAGGCGATGGAAGACGTAGAGGAAGCCCACGTCGACGGCCGCCTTGAAGAGGAGGCTCAGCAGGTAAGTCCACCAGAGCCCGCCCCGCTTCTTGTCCGGGTTGTCATACAGGGACGGGGCGTGGGGCCCGTGCTTCCGGCGGTGCTTCCGCTCCCGCTCCTGGCGGTAGGCCACGTGCATGACCACAAAGAGCGAGGGGCACGTGACCAGGATGAGCTGCAGGGCCCAGAGGCGCACGTGGGACACGGGGAAgaactggtcatagcacacaTTGGGGCAGCCCGGCTGCTTGGTGTTGCAGACGAAGTCCTTCTGCTCATCGTCCCACACCTCCTCGGCCGCCACCACGTAGACCAGCACGCGGAAGATGAAGACCACGGACAGCCAGATGCGGCCCAGCGCCGTGGAGTACTTGTTGACCCCGCTCAGCACATCCCGCAGGAACGACCAATTCATGCTGACCCTGGCCTCGCTTCCCTGAGTGGATGATCTTGGCCCCTGGCTTCACAGGGCTGGAAGAACCTGGAAATGGGTACCTTCATTAAGGGTGTGATGGGCACATGATTTCACAACCATCCTGTTATCATGTCCACACTGGCCATGACTTGGTGGGGTAGGGATTGCCATCGTCCTAGATTCAGAGGGAGGgagctgaagcccagagaggcacCCGCCCAAGGCGCATGGctggaagtggcagagctggtcTTGAGCTTCCATCTTCCAGTTCCAAAATCAGGACATATTTTATTCTATAAAGTAATAGGTACACGTGAAGGGTAATCATCCTGTAATGATGTGCCTACCAAGCTCGCTGACTCTAACCTTCGGCTCTACGTGTCACACAACTTCTAAAGAAACACTATAAAGTGTGGACTGGATGATCCACTGTCAGCTGCCGGGCTGGACcgggcaggaggggagggatgtgtatctgtattttttttttttttttgccacaccatatAGCATGCAGAACTTCTCCagtcagggattgagcccacgccccctgaagtggaagcctggagtcttaacctctggaccaccagggaactctgagGGACATGTATCTTTATTCTTCAACTTTCTCCAACTGAGCACTGGGCCTGAGCCAGGCCCTGTGCAGACCTCAGATAATATCTACCCTCATCTTTCTGGCTCCAGGACATCCCCCCACCTGACATTCCCTTCCAAAGCAAACAGGCTCTTTGGAATCACGGTGGCTTGGTATCATCCTGCCAACTCCTGTTTCGGCGCTGGCCCTGAGGGCTGACTGTCCTCACCCCAGTGGGTTCTCTGGAATTCTAACCATTCCAGCctttgggagggactggggaaggGACAGGGGCAAGATTCTGGCATGGTCCTCCCCCCACCGTCTACCTTTGCTTTCAGAGACACCTTCCTTCTCCGCCGGCTTGCTGGCTGTTGGCTGCCCCTGTGGGCCATTGTGTCATTCAGGCCAGGTCCTGCGTGCTCCATCCTCCACACCCCTCAGCTGGAGTGCCATCTTGTCCTGCTCTGCCTCTGGCTCCTCCCCTGCCCTGACTCGGGAATCAACCATCTTCAGACCTGGTGCCTTTGGGACATTTTCTGAGCACCCTCCTCTATCTGTCCTGGCAGAGTGCCTCATGGGTACCTAAATGGTCTATTTACCTGTTTTCCATGCCAGACTGTCAGCTTCTGGAGGGCAGCCTCTATATCTCATTCATCTCTGATTCCCTAGGACTCAGGACCGAGCCTGGACCAGTGAACACACAGTAGGCCTTTGTGCGTTCTATGTGTGCTCAGCCCAATTGAAACCCCACTACTTCCTCATCCCACCTCTTACTTTATCTCATCCCTAGTGTCCTGTCTTCCCTCTGGCCTGGCAGGAcagtccttccccttccttcgGGCTTCCCTGGAGTTTCTCCAGAGATCCTGTCTGCGCCTACATCTCCCAAAGCCCAGCCCACAGCCCTCGGTCCCCTGGGATCCTCAGCCCACCTGGTCTCTGCCTCCCAGCTCAGTCTCCTGCCCGATTTGGTCCTCACCTTGCTTGGTTCTAGCAGccactctcctgtccctgggctgGCGTGTCTGCCCGTCTGCCTGGGGACCTCCTGGAGGCAGCTTTTGCTCCTCACTCCCTTGCTGGGTGGGGCTTTCTGAACTAGTGAGCCAAACGGGAGTGACCgggtgggcaggcaggcaggtgggcGGACTTCCCGGGCACATGTTCAGGGCAAACACCTGTGGCTCTTTTCTGCTGGCCCACGCCTTCTTTGCAGCTCAGTGGGCATGGCTGGGTCTGGCTCGCCATGCTGACAGGTATATGGGTGAAACTCCCTTAgcagatggtggagcctggtatgTTCATGGTCAGGCCCAGGTTAGCACCAAATGGCATTTTTCCTGCCCCTGCCTCCCACGCCGTTGCCTAAATGTCACTGTCCTCTTGTCCCTAGGCCTCTCTCCTACCCATTTCTCTGGAAGCCTGCTGGTAAGACCCTCAGCAGCTCACATCTATGGAAaggggcaatcttgattcagcccAGGATTGCACTggccctcctcctgctccctgcTTCTGGCAGGATGTATCTGAGTGGTGGTGAGACGTAGGGGTGGGAGGGcctacccatccacccaccctctGTTCCTCTTGATAAGGCACCGCTGTCCAGGTGGAGACAAGGAATGCAGATTGCAGCATGAAATTCTCCAGCTGGCATGGGGCCAGGCATGGCCTCCCAGTCCACCCTCCACGGGCCTGGGCTTCTGGGGAAGTAAGAGCCTGACCCGGTGGGGGCTGCAGAGGGGCCTTGGGCCTGGGATAGGGAAGGTTAATGTGCAGCCAGGGAGGGGCTCCTCTGTCTCATTTCCCACAAGCAGTTATAGAGCAGTTCCTAATACCAGTGATTAACGTTTATGTGGCCTTTTACAGCCAGCTAACCTCGTCTGAAGCCGCGAGCTCATCCCACCTCGCAGCCATCCCACCAGCTCGATATTATTAACCCACTTTGGAGAGGAGCTGCAGTTGCTCTCCCAGAGTCCCAGTGGAACTTGGGTTCCAAGTCAAGTGTTATGACTAGAAGTCCATGAACTTTCCCCTGAGACACACAACTGCTTACTCACTAAGCTTCATTCTCTTTGCAGACAACCCATGGGCCTAAAACTGCAACTGGGGATAAAGGCTAGACTTGACCCAGAGCAAGGAGCATGACCCCCCAGGAGTGCTGGGGgtcctcttgctgctgctgctaagtcatgtcagtcctTACCTGGCTGGATCAAGTGCAGCCCTGTGCAGGGGCGAAAAGTTGATGAAAGGAGTCAATAAAGCTCGCCAAGGTTGAAGGAGCAAAGGTCACCTTGAATCAGTGAATGAACTGAATTTTATTAAGCCCTGACCATGGACCCCACACTTTGGAGGCATGTGCACGAATATTCTCTTATTAAACCCCTCCTCACAGCGCCAGCCTTGTTCAGCAGGGCTTATCATCTCCATTGTATACAAAAGGAAACCGAGGTTCACACACAGCTGGTGCAGGTGGCAGGAACTTGGGGAgaaaggatttgaacccaggccacctgaCTCTCCCTCTTGGCTGCCCCTACTCTCAGCTCAGCACTCCCACCCCCAAGGCTGCACCCTGGCTCCCAGGTCCTTCCAACCCAGGCCTGATCAGGCAGCCCCTCACAGCATGGTTTTCTTCACATGGTCTTGAGGGTGGTCTGGTAAGAGCGGAGGGGGAACATCCGAGCCCAGAAAGATGAGGTCGCCTGAGAGGAGATCACCCTGTTTGGAAGAAGAGGTGACCCAGTCCAGGCGGTGGTCCAGGCTCTCAGACCAGGCTTTCCTGGCCGCCAGGCACTCCCGGCATCTCTTGCTCACCAGGTAGGCCAGCTCCACCAGGTTGAGGACGATGCAGATGAGGGCTGTGACCACCATGAAGAGAGTGAAGATGTTCTTTTCCTCGGGCTTGGAGATGAAGCACTCCACCACGTTGGGACACGGGGCCGCGTGGCACTTGACCACGCGGGGGAGGGTGTATCTGGGGTAGATGGAGTGGAACACGTAGAGGAATGTGGCATCCACGCCGGCCTTGAACACCAGGCTGCAGATGTATGTCCACCAGAGCCCTCCCCGCTTCTTGCCGGGGTCCAGGTAGAGGCGCCCGCCGTCCTTCCCGACGGCCTCTTGGTGCTTCTTCTCCCGGGCCTGGCGGTAGGCCACATGCATGACCACGAGCAGCGAGGGGCACGTGACCAGGATGAGCTGCAGGGCCCAGAGGCGCACGTGGGACACGGGGAAGAACTCGTCGAAGCACACGTTGGAGCAGCCCGGCTGGCGAGTGTCACAGTCGAAGTCACTGTGGTCGTTGCTCCACACTCGCTCGGCTGTCACCAGGTACACCAGCACGCGGAAAATGAAGACCAGGGACAGCCAGATGCGCCCGAAGGCTGTGGAGTACTTATTGGCCCCGCTCAGGAGCCCCTCGAAGACCCCCCAGTTCATGGTGGCCCCCGGCGTCGGCGGCTACTGTGGAGAGAGGATGATGGTCATTTCCCACGTTTAGAGAGCACTCCCTCTCCCTGCTTTATAGAACTGGGTCATCAGCTTTGATCCTCATGGCcctggcagagctgggctctATCCTTGTCCCCTTTACAGACAGGGGTGCTAAGGTTCAGAGGGGTTAAAAGGAGGGTCACACCTGATCAGTTGCAGAGGTGGGCCTGGAGCACAGGTACTTCAGCCCAGAACCAACTGTCCCCCATAAAAGTGAGCGAAGCCACCTGCTCCTCCCAGGGCTTAAGGGGGTGGCTAATGCCACCTTCCCTGTCTGTCCTAACCCTGGCCCTTCCCCCTCCTCAGTGGTCCAGATTTTGgaatgcctttttttcccctttttgagCATGGCTCTCTCCCCGCTTAGGCAGCCTCTTCCCAAGGGGAACCTGTGTGCCTTTTACTCAGCTTGGGAGATGGGGCTAAATAGAAGGTTGGAACCTTGTCCCCAGACTCCCATCTGGTCTAATGTTAGAAATATCCAGACAGTTGTCCTGCTCATgtgtgactcatttgaaacaagGCCAATGGCAAACCAGCTGAAACTAGAGGAAGGGAACATTGATTCTCTTTGTATGTTAGGCTTCAAAGAGGAGCCTCGTGTTCTTGTGCTTCCCAAACTGGCATTCCATGGAACCCTGCTCAGTGGCCTGGCAATAGAAGCAAAGAGAAGGATTCCATGTTTAAGAAAGGTAGGCAAGCACTGTGCTCAGTGCAAAGTTAAACTGGTCCCTTTGCTTGACCCTGTGATTACATTCACATTATGACTAAGGGGTCAGAATAGGTAGCACTGCACCAACTCTTCTGATCAcagaatcttttctttttgtcgTCTTGTGGGACAGCCTTGTCAAGACACCAAAATGAGAAATGCCACTCTGGTCAGCTCTACTGGTGAGTTTGTGAGCACACAGGAATCCGATTTACCTCCAATTAGGCAACGTGACTATGGTTCAGAGTGAGGAGTGCCTGTGTGTGCTCTTGGAAACTCTCTGTCTGGTTCCTGGGGGGTCCACTGATGCACGCAGCATGGTCTCACCACCCTGGGCTCCCCAGAACCTCAGGGAGCCTGTCTGCACAGCCTCCTGCTTTAAGGGGTTCCTGCTGCCATTTCCAAGTCTGCTCCAGATCGGAGGTCACCATGCTGTTCTCCCCTCCATGCGCCACACCCCCCCATATTATCTGAGCAGTTGGCATGAATCAATACAGCAACTGTACAAAAGGGTACAGGTTTTATTCCCTGTTTACAGATGTGGAAGGTGGTTAGCACAAAGAGGTTAGTTCATTTGCCCACAGTGACACAGATGgtaagcagcagagctgggatttgaacccaggcaggctAGCTTCATGGCCCACACTCTGGGTCTGGGCTGCTTTCCTCAGGTTTTGGGAAGCTGCCTGATGTGCGcactccctgccccagccccacagatccccagggagggaggctggagtGACTCTGCCCCCTACCCTGTCTCTCTGCTGTCCTGTCTATACCACCTACAACTTGAACGTGGGGCCCCTGCTCTGAATCTCCCGCTGGTCTCTGCTCAGTCCTGCCTGAGGTGGGCGGAACCCCTGGCAGCTTCTCAGGGAGCATCTGAGGAGGCTTCAGCCCAGGGCTCCCTGCCCAGCCCAACCCAGAGCAGGGGCGGGGTTTCGCAGGCCCAGGCAGGGATGCCCCACCTGCTCAGCTCCTGGCCCCTCTGTGAGCCCCTCTCCCACTCAGTCCTCGGCTCCTACCTCTGCTCACAGCTGAGGAGAAAGGGGGAGCACCCAGAGCAGGGGCGGGTggggcccttcccttctccaccaTCAGGATGGCCATGTGCCCCGGCCACTCCCCTGACTCGCAGTCAGCGAAGTCTTCCCGCAGCTGGGTGTGCCAGGTGTGCCGAGGGCACCTCTGCACACAGATGGCCTTTGGCCTTACCTGAGCGGCTACTTCTCAGGGCTCTCTGGGCACCGGGTCCTGGCCGCCAGCACTCATGTCAGAACCAGGGAGGGTGTTTGGGAAAACCTAGGGCAGCCTGCAGATTTCGGCAGGCAGCCTGGGTGTGCCGCGGGCCAGGGGGAGGAGCAGCTGTGCCGGGAACTGCCATTGGCTGGGCCCCAGCCTCCCAGGACTGCCTCTCATGAGGCCCAGGAGACTTATGGTTGCCCTCTTTTCAGGGTGCTGAGCCTAAAAATCCTGGTATCCTCTTGGGGACAACCACAGGTTCACTCTGACCCTTGGCTTGTCTTCCCATCCCTGGCCTTGTGTGGGAGGAGCCAAGGCCTGTCCTCTCCAGAAATTCCTTCTGATTCTTCCTGGGACTCTATGGGCTGCTCCAGACTCTCCTCCCTCTCCAGTTACTCCTCAGGGCCTTTCGTTCTCACGGCTTCAGTGACCTGTGGAACTGAGTCCCAAATGCTGTCTCCAGCCCACATGCTTTTGCCTATCGATAGCCCCAACCTGGATGCCTTTCCGTCACCTTTCTCCTTGCCTGGCCTTCTTCGCAGAAGCTTTCCCTGATTGTGCAGGCTTAGGGCCTCATCTTGGGGCTTCCACGGCCCTGAGCTTTCACATTATCATCGGATGGCATTGAAATAGTTGAACTTGCTCCAGGTGGGACTCACCTGTTGAATAAGCAAATCAGTCCCCACCAATGGACATTTTTTAGGGGCTTGTCATTAGCAAGATGCAACACAGATCAGCCCCAGACCCTCAGGAACTCACCCACTTGGCCTTAATTACCAGCTGACAAGTCTAGCACCAGCTGCACAGCCTCTTACGACTGCACCGATGTCAGGGAACAGTCACTAGGCCCAGGCTCCCACTGCTGCTGGAATCTACTTCAGTCTCTGCACCCTGACACTGAGCACATAAGGGCTTACACAGAAAGTCAACCTCTCCCCTACATACACAGCCCCATCTCGCCCCAAAATATGTACAGcgagcccctccccagcccctgcacagctgcctgtccttcaccctccACCCCTGGCCCGGAAGAGCTACTCTCTACCTCATTCTTTAAATTCAAGAATCATTCCTGAGATTTGGCTCTGAGCCAGGTGCTGTCTTTGGCGCTAGGTTACACGGATAAAGAGAGGATCAGGAGTGGTTGGCAGGGTCTCCCTTCTTGGGTGTgggctaagtctcttcagtagtgtctgactctttgtgaccccatggactgcagcctgccaggctcttctgtccatgggactctccaggcaagaacactggagtgggttgccacgccctcctcccccaggggatcttcctgacccagggactgaactaacatctcttgtgtatcctgcattggcaggtgggttctttaccactagcatcccCTGGCACACAGATGGGCCCAGAGACACACAGGTATAAGGATGTCCTTGAGGGCGAGCTCCAGTAGAAGGGACTCGGGGTGGGCAAGTCCTGTCCAGAGCAGGTGCCTCCCTGTCTAATGGGGCAGGCAGGCGAGGGAGGTGCCTGACTGCAGGGACGTCTGCATCTGGGCCTCATTCCCCTACGGCTGGAGCTCAAGCACCCCTACATGTGGGTCCACGGCGCTGCATCTGCAATCTCCCAACCCTGGACTTGAATCTCACCTCTGGCACGTTCAGGTCTGTTTCTCGGGTGTACACTGAGACGTCTCATGCCCTGTGAGGACAGTGTGTGCAGTGTAGGGTGCTGGCTTTGTGGCCTGAATCCGGCCTGGCCGCTGCCTCTCCGTGCTGGGCGTCAGTTCCCTGTCTGTGCAGTGCGACCGTAGTACCACTTACCTCGGAGGGTTGGCACGAGGATTAGCCCAGCCAACAGAGGCACAGTGCCAGACAGTGCCCGGCACAGAGGAGGCCCTTCCTGCCACTGCCTCTGGCGTGTGAACTGCCTGCACACGCCTAGCATGTGGTGGGTCCCCATACGGCTACCCCCCACCCTACTCTTCACCTCCTCTCCCTGAGACgaaggaaggcagagaaaggaCGGGAGACAGATGACTCACCAGAGAAAATTTCACAGGATGGATGATAACTTTGGGATAAAAAGACAAAACCTGGGTCAGGCAGTGACtgttggggagtggggagggtagGCAGGGCATACCCTGGAGGGTTTCTCGTTACTGCCTGGATGAAGCCTGTTGGGTCAGCTTCTAGATGTTCTTTATCAGCAGGTCACATGGGCCTGAATTCAATGGACGATGTGTCCGAGAGCCACAACAGTGCAGGTCCACAGCAAGCGTGGCATATCCCACACGCTCTTACACACAGGCCACACCGTGGGCCCAGCGCTACACACGTGTGGGGCAGTGCTGGACCCTGGATGCCTAGTATGGGGCCTGTTAGGTACCATGTTAGGCCTCCGCTTACGTTTATGGAATGATGTGTGAAGCGCATGCACTctgcaaagagagagagacacacaactACCTGCCTCTGCATTCTTCCTCCAAGCTATCACCAAGTACAGGAGAGAGGAGACATGTGCATAGATTGGGCATGGCACTGTGGGCAGAGCTGTAAGAGACATGGAACAGAGAGGGGAGTGTCAAGCTCTGCCAGAGGAAGACCCAGACAAGCTGCCATTTAAGCTGGGTCTTGAAGGATGTGTAGGAATTCAAGAGGCGACAAGGAGGAAAGGCCTTTGAGGCAGAGGGCTTAGAGCCTGCAGTGAAAGATGAGGGGAAAGCTTTGGAGAGTGGGTTGGAGGAGGGAGTGGTGGGTGTGAGgcgagtgcagagaaaaagagagcgagccgggcagtcaggcaagaaaaggaaatttattagagggaagagagagggtgACTGGCTCTTAAGGAGAACCAGTGCCCTCCCTTTCTGACGGAGTCCTTAGACCCCACCCATGAAAAGCTGTCTGAGATCACGTAGCCAGAGGCCTAGAATCTGGTGATCTCGCAGCTTTGAGAAGATAGGCGCCAGTGAGATAACAGGATgccatttgggcaatttggtcagtctcacagatcactgttatttattctttgcttgcttgcttgggAGGTCATCTTATCAATAAGACCCCATGTGGGCCCTATCAGTGGTGGCGCTAAAAAGCAAGGATGTTCTGGACCAAGAAAGATCTGGAACACTCTGCTAAATGGTCTGGATTATC includes these proteins:
- the GJB5 gene encoding gap junction beta-5 protein; the protein is MNWGVFEGLLSGANKYSTAFGRIWLSLVFIFRVLVYLVTAERVWSNDHSDFDCDTRQPGCSNVCFDEFFPVSHVRLWALQLILVTCPSLLVVMHVAYRQAREKKHQEAVGKDGGRLYLDPGKKRGGLWWTYICSLVFKAGVDATFLYVFHSIYPRYTLPRVVKCHAAPCPNVVECFISKPEEKNIFTLFMVVTALICIVLNLVELAYLVSKRCRECLAARKAWSESLDHRLDWVTSSSKQGDLLSGDLIFLGSDVPPPLLPDHPQDHVKKTML
- the GJB4 gene encoding gap junction beta-4 protein, whose product is MNWSFLRDVLSGVNKYSTALGRIWLSVVFIFRVLVYVVAAEEVWDDEQKDFVCNTKQPGCPNVCYDQFFPVSHVRLWALQLILVTCPSLFVVMHVAYRQERERKHRRKHGPHAPSLYDNPDKKRGGLWWTYLLSLLFKAAVDVGFLYVFHRLYKDYDMPRVVACSESPCPNTVDCYISRPTEKKIFTYFMVATAILCILLNLSEVSYLVGKRCLEVLGPRPRGSRRRAHLPEACPPYALSPGEHPQGGNSVLMKAEMTTVDAGEFP